Below is a window of Pocillopora verrucosa isolate sample1 chromosome 6, ASM3666991v2, whole genome shotgun sequence DNA.
tttacctAAAAGATTATTCATAGTTGTACTTGGGTGGTTCCCCTTAAGTGACTGTTCAATGCATGTGGAAGACAATGCAAACAAGCTGGTGGAActcagtaaagggtgaccacaacttctttaccctttcactcccacaagtgaccaagacagaatttctccttacaatatcaatacaatatcaagcaggcaggtgatgagaatagagaagaatatcaatcatgggattattagttgatctaataccaaattctctgaactaacagagtgggagtgaaagggttgatagAGATGACCACCTCATTGagatgaaaattacagtgattagGGGAAAAAATTTGGGACTTCGAAAACCGACTGCTAAAACCCTAAAACATACTgaaaaccctttaactcccaagaactGATTGTctattctcccctctagctgctacatatttccttgtaaattagtaatgagaatttggtgttagatcaagacaacaacttcttcCTAATAGGTTTGTGTATTCTCttcacctgtttgttggataatatatggatactCTAAGGAGAAGTCACATATTGATCACtttggggagttaaagggttaatgcagtGTGACTGCTTAATTCAGTGTGACTGCTTAATTCAGTGCCACTTAACGCTAGTGTGACTGTATTTACATATCATACTTTAAACCAATGAAGAGATCTACTGTAGCATCCATTTTACATGacagtatatttttttatttgtctgtttaGTCAGATATGATACTAAACAATTTTGCAGGATATTTACCTTACTGTTTTGCGGTCTGGTAGATATCTGACACTTACATTAACtttgaggtgaataattgttttagtatacacCACATAGATACCCCAAaatcagtttatttctttcaatataccgcAAAATAATCAGAAATTGAACTCTTGACATAAGGTTTGGTCTGTTTGGCTGCTTAGAAGTGAATAGTACCAGCTATTCACTTTCCAACTGGCTAATCAGAGCATGCAAAGAccactattcacttgtgtggtatatatgCTAATATGTGTTCTTTTAATTGCAGAGACGTGTAGATACTGTAAGTTTGAATGAAAAacgaaggaaagaagaaagagaagaagtaAAGAGAGGTTGGTTACCGGGAAGAGGTGAGAGGATAAAATGCTGTGTCGACAATACTGCTATTTCTAGAATCATATTTGTGAACTGTGGTTTAAggaatgaatatgaaagcagtCTATGCAGTAATGATCACTACTTGCATgtaagcagtagtgaaaataaggcctgaaaaaaattcaggcctgcatgggatttgaactcatgacctctgtgatactgtatagtgctctaccaactgagctaacaaggcaactgggagctggtcaatagGTTGGTTCATTGTAAACCTGTGAAGTGATGAATGCATGTGATTGTGACTGTATGAAAACCATGTATGTGAATTGTGGTTTAAGAAATTAATATGAAAGGGACCTTTgcagtgatgaacactacttgagcagtagtgaaaaagCTCCCAGCTCACATTGTTAGCTCAGCTGGTAGAGCACTGTactggtatcacagaggtcatgggttcaactcccatacaggcctgaatttattttcactactgcttataTAAGTAGTGTTCCttactgtgaagatcactttcattttcactacTATTTCTCTCTTACTGGTATTTGTCATGCCAGTAACTCCAAAGCACTATTTTCCAATTTCTCTGACAACTGCTAAGGCCTTAATACTTGTAGAATACTATGATCTCTGTCTTCCATTGCTACTTTGAGTAATCATCTCCCACTGTTTAAATGatggtgttattttttttttgttaactgaACTATACAATTAAACCATTCACAGCCTTGAATCAATTTACCAATCTTAACTGCTTGTAGAGTTTCtcaaatcattaaaaatttaacctCACTTGGTTGTCTTTTGGTCTTTCAGCCATATGTGATGAAAAGTTCTATATGATTGGGTTCATGTCCCTGTATGATCTTCCCGATGAAGGATTCCTTCCTTGTGAGTTAGGTGTAGTGGAATATTCGCTGAATGGAGGAATAATGCGGAAGATGCACTATTTTATCAAACCTGGTATGTACTTTCTTACTTTCATCCCATCAGAAATTTCGCTGAAAATTTAATATGCAAGCAAGCAGCAACTCACATAAGCTATGCCTTCATTACATAATTAGCCTGCAGAGTCTGCATGATTTTGGCTCAGGGAGTGCTCAGCGTTCTTGTGTGTGCTTTGAGCATGAACTTGCAGCATTGTAAGGAGTGGCTGCTCATCACTCAGGCAGTtttcccctccccttccctccctctttccactgtttattcagtgtgatGGGTGCCTGTTACCCTTTCCTGTGTGGGGGCTTATGGAtgggttgccaggatttgcCAGCCATGGGAGAAGTCTCCATCTAAGAGCTGTCTCCATCTAGGAGCTGACTGCCAGTAGTGGAAGGTCCTCAATGTTTCAGGTACCCGACCTCCACTTAGCAATGCATTTGTTAATTAGCAAAAGTTATAGCTGCATCTTTGATTCGTATAGCAGCAGAAGGCtggagagtaaaaaaaatttgtactaacaaatttgaaagaaagaagaaggaaggGACGGAGGAAatagaaatttcttttcaccTTTTCCTGCCCCTTCTCCAAACATCCAATCTAACTCTGAATGAATCATgagctttttttcttcaaagtgcAAAATCAAATTATGATGATTTCGGTTTTTACAGGTGAAATAAGAGTAGGCCTTCGGTACACAGCTGTGAGTACAAGTAAGTACAAACTCTGTGTGttgacatcatttttgtttattattatgatttatCATTCAAGACTCAGATAATATGCAAATATATGCATTATTGACCGAGTGTGAGGTCTTAAAGATGGCTGAATACAAATGTATTTGCCATAGTCTTTCTCTTATGTATTTTATGGACCAAGACAAACAGGAGTCTACAACTTAAAATTTCCCAGGGAAACTGGAGCCACTTAGAAAGGAGACTGAGGCATGTTTGGTCTTCAAAACTACATGTACCAGCCCAGTATTCCAAACTTCCCATTCATTGTCTGAAAATGGGTTACTTGTCCTCAACCTCATGTCCTTCACTGTTTAGGTGAAAGAACTCATCAGATCCCAGTTGAAGGTTTGGCAAAAAGAGATGACAGCTACCGCAAAATCTGGCTGGATCTGTTACGCTTTGTCAATCCAGAGCAAACTCCAATTTTTCCTCCTGTGTATTGCAGGGTAAGTCTTGTAAATTATTCTTGGAAATTAATTAACGAGAAGGATGGATGTCTTGTATCACAAACTTTGACATGCTCTTTAAATGttgttaatcctttacaccttaacatcagtatgtgttttctccctactgttctttatacatttccctCGATCCTGACAATgggaatttgttgaaaaatcaagagtttctttgtttggatatcatttcctttattaccATGACCTTGatttgtgattcaggggtgatattataaggagaaattagatgcttttCACCCTAAGGCAGGGcgtaaaattaatatttttttctgacagccacttggctcctaaattcttcaaagtggtagccaattaaaaaaagttggtcaccattttcaaagacaaacgaACCCTTTTTTATTCTGTCAGCGCTCTAGATAGACCCTCTAAAATTAAGGTAGGAAAAAGATATTTAAcctgctacaaagtggacactaggatggaggatatacaacgttcaagctcacaTACatcctaaatccaagatggcgtctagctattgatcaagatgcatgtgctaTGTTTTGTAAACGaacttaatgaggaagtttgctgcggatttatcttttgcaaatctttttaattcaccaTATCTCtaagtaaggttatgatgaaacattctagttgccaatttggcaactaatttttAGGATTTGGTCAACAAAGTAAAAACCGCAATTTCACACCCTGGCCCtagggtcaaaaggttaaatatGCTGAAGCTACACTGGACCAACTAGAAGGATCAGCTTGCCAATGGTGGCATACACTTAATATACTGTAACATTTGCCACTTTTAAAAATTGACTAATTAAGCTGGTTTACTTCTGACCACTTGTAATGGCCTTCACCGTGAGCGCTATTAAATTTCTTCTAAGTATAAGGTGAATATTGGTGACCCTTGCAAAACAAAAGTGATGTTTAAAGTATACAACAGAATAATGGTtgatatttatgatttttagTAAGGAGTAAAAAgaacttaattaatttttatctctcACTTTTCAGatatcagaaacaaaacaaactgagtATTGCCTTCAGTGGTTGGCTAGAAAAGCAGGTAGGACAACAAGAAACAGAATAGATTTGTTTGGAAAATTCCTTATTTACTCAGCAGGGTAGTTTCACCTTATCCTTTTATCTCCCAATAGTGATAGACCTGCAATTTCCAACTTCTCCCTAGACTATGAGCTGTCCcttattttttttggcaaagtctgtcgaaaaaaatcagtaaaaaaatattaatgttAGCGTACTTCAGCATTCTTTCCAAATAAACGTAAAGTGCAGTACAGCTGTAAGCATGTCATTATttgattataaataatttatctcattttgcaCTAGTTTAGCACACATGCATAGTGCAGACCTAATTTTTACTGTTGGAGAAGGATAATAGGgaataaaacaatgaaagcattttgataattttaaaacaaagaaaaattgaaccacaacatgtgTTCTCTTGACACTGCATTACATGCAATCTCTAGGATcttagtagaaaaaaaataaatgtatatttTAAGATTCTTAAAGGGAACATCATATTAATTGCAACAATAATATCAATTTGTTGCCAGTTAATCAGAATTAATcagacaaaatttgaattaattattaTAGAATCAGTAGTTATATAATGTAGTTGTTGAATAATACAATGTTGTACCCTTGAAGAGTTTGaaagttcttataatgttagtttggagaatttgatattggatcaactaataatccccttattattatcttttctcatcacttgtctgcttgatattgtatcgacattgtatggagaaattctgtcttagtcactcatgggttACCAGTAAAGTAAAAGAGTCAATTGTAattgctgaaaattttcttaaaccCATCTCTGGAATCAAAAGGCCAGGATCTGCTTGACCCAGTTTCACTGAGATGAAAGTACAGGTAAATTTTCCATAGCCTCCTTCTTTGCAGAGTGTTTACCAACCCCATCTACCAACCAGGTGAAGAACTTACTGATCATGTGACTGTGGGGTTTGCTGTCTTTATTTCAGAAATGCCAAACAAATTGAAGAAAGTGTACGAGTTAGAGGGAGTAATATGTGACTTACACTCACATTTCACGGCTGAATCTGGTAGTACCATGGGGATTTCCAAGTCAAAGGCAACAGAGCTTATCTCCAGTACTATTTTTGATTATGAACCAAATTCAAGGTATTTGTTTGTCACTTTGTCTtgcaaatgtttcttttcctttccattttttttctaattccgTCATACTTCCTTCAGACTCCTCTTCAAAAATTTTGGATTATGAAGCtaatttcaaaatatattttggcACATACAGTATCCTATTTCCCTTGCCCcatcttccttttttccttccctttttttaaaattattttatcctttGCCCAGACCcaaagaaaagggaaagaaaaatgtaaatctTTATGCTACAGTTATAACTGGCTGATCCAGTTGTTGTGTACAAAATGATGTAAAAGCCAGAGGCCTTTGCTAAATCATTTAGAACTAAATTgttcaaatcaaacaaaacttgGTTTAAAGCTCTTACTACCTAGCAGGAAGTGAAAGCAGTTGGCTATTATCAGCATGAAATGGTTCTTCTCAGGACTATGAAGAAACAAACCCAAGCTTGAAGAGCTGAACTGGGAAACTAATGCCTTTCCCATGTGTCttggaaatttaaattattatgCCCTCAGACAGTCCTCATCGAAGCCTGCAATACAATACATTGTTGTacgattgttgttgttgttttttattaaatctcttttttctcaatgcttaaaaggaaaaatgactattttttttaattttccaggTGTGACTGGCATGAAAAACAGGAAGTAAAGTTCTGTGCTTTGGGAACAGTCTTGCGATActggtaaataaaaattgaagaattaaGATGGGTTGCACTTGCTGCCTTTGTAACTATTGTTTTACAAAGTTTAGCCTGTTCTGTATGGAAAAGTGAGAGCCTCCTGGTTAGCATGTGGGACAAGCCAGGTTTAAGCCCTGGCAAGATCACTTTTGTTGGATACTTGGGCAGACACTTAACACTTGACCCATCCAGTTGTctaatttggtaaaaaaaatggtGTAGATGGGTAAGGTAACCACATGATGGACTGGCTTTTTATCTAAGGAGGAATAGCATTACTggtagttgcttcatgctactGAAACTGGGCCAAGCTTTCAACTAGTAGTATGGGCTGTGCGACTCATAAGCTGAGgaccttttgttttcatttttttttccaagctaCTGCATATCAGATTTCTTGTGCTCAGTTTATGGAATCCCACTGACTCCAAACCATGTACCAGAAAGACCAGATGGAGTCTTCTGTACTGTGATTAAGCCTGCAGATAGCAAAGGATCATCCTCTCGAGAAGAAACACAGCCCAGATATTCAAATAGACCTGTGGAAGATAATAGGCCTTTTGCCTCAAGAGATTATCGCTATTTTAATGGTGGAGCCAGAAGTAAAGGTAAGGTAGTTTTCGTTTTCATCTGCCTCACTATACAGAATATCCACTGAGGCTCTTTACCTTTATGTCCAACAGGCACAATATACACACATACTAgttctttttaaaccttttcttACCCTACCTACATTTTATGTTAAGCTCTCTGGTCAAATTTCTTGTATTGGTGAGTGATGTAGATTTGAAGACATTTGACGATATAAAAGGTGATGAGCATTACCCAAGGGAAGTATGAAGACAGAAATAATTCAGAATTTGCATTGATTCTTGTTTCAAAATGAGAAGTTTCAAGTTCAAACTCACACAAGTATGGTGAGATGAACAccattgattaaaaaaagtttgagtACAGCCCCATCTATGTTCACTTCTATGAAGTTGGAGGTGAAAATGATACTTTTCCCCGCTCTTTACAGTTTAAATTATTGTTGAAGTCAATAGAGCTGTTTTGTTCCTCTTAATTTTCTTATAGGTCTTTCCAGTAATCAAGGTGTGTATACTCGCTCAGGACCCACCTATGACCAACAAAGTCTGCATGATGACAGTGATGATGACACTGTATACACGAGGAGAGCTCAAGCACCACCAGAGTCTACAGCTTGGCAGTTTCCACAAAGTCGTCAGGCCCAAGCCCAGCAACCAACATCTACCTTTGGAGTGGGTAGAGGAAGGGGAAGGGGACGTGGTATTCAACTGTCACAGCCTCTTCGACGACCAAACCTTCCCGGCATGGCAGCAAGAGGAGTCTTAGCTCATCAAGGTAGGTCTTGAATAGATAATTTATTTGCCAGTGTTTGTTACTACCCATTGGCTAACTGGGCAACTACCATCCAATTGGTACATAAGGCAGCAACGAAGGTTCTCCACTCCTGTCTGTTTTGGGCCAGCTTGGTGATGGTGCTCCATGTGTGGTTCCAGACTTTGAGCTCTCCTTCCACTTTAAGAAGCCAGGTGTTCGTTTTTGCCGGACACAACTTTGGATGATTCTAggctattttcaattttccctcTACCCCTTGAAGAAGTTGAGTTGGGCGTGACTTAAGGGTTATTTGACCTCAAATTACATGTATAAGGGCAATCATAATTTTTACTCTAATGAAATTATA
It encodes the following:
- the LOC131776341 gene encoding protein maelstrom homolog translates to MPNKKKNNQARNPFYFFMVSLRPQLERQGVVLENGMRSLAEIAGPRWKELPEHEKEVYQEMARQDKANKKYRPGRNDKMDCTGEYISRRVDTVSLNEKRRKEEREEVKRGWLPGRAICDEKFYMIGFMSLYDLPDEGFLPCELGVVEYSLNGGIMRKMHYFIKPGEIRVGLRYTAVSTSERTHQIPVEGLAKRDDSYRKIWLDLLRFVNPEQTPIFPPVYCRISETKQTEYCLQWLARKAEMPNKLKKVYELEGVICDLHSHFTAESGSTMGISKSKATELISSTIFDYEPNSRCDWHEKQEVKFCALGTVLRYCYCISDFLCSVYGIPLTPNHVPERPDGVFCTVIKPADSKGSSSREETQPRYSNRPVEDNRPFASRDYRYFNGGARSKGLSSNQGVYTRSGPTYDQQSLHDDSDDDTVYTRRAQAPPESTAWQFPQSRQAQAQQPTSTFGVGRGRGRGRGIQLSQPLRRPNLPGMAARGVLAHQETSWSSIAITNKASPLEGNTTAWAGTDFPPHPVGRGASRPLNNQPRAYAGALNPPAAAQAPMPPTAWQQPAWQQPAWRPGSGVASQMSSLSLDD